The nucleotide window GTAAGGGGATGAGCAGAGGTGTTCCTCAGATATTGAGGCTTCTTAAAAGCTTCATTAAACACAACTCACTGCTTCTAGTTGTGGTAAACTTTTCCCAGCTGCTGACAAATTTATTGTAATTAATTTATTGTAACTGTGCCTTTGTCCTGCCACATCTATTTTATTCCACCAATGGGTTTGAAtaatttctgcttgttttcacctttttctcTGCTCTAAAGTGATGTCTAAGTTTGATGTGCAGCAAAAAGCTCCCAAGCCAGTCTTGTGTGCAGGTTTCTAGTGAATACAGCCATAACTCAAAGCTGAGGTGGAATAGTTTGGGTGCTGTAGTACTCTGCACATAATGAGCTAATCATACTTTTCTGCAGTAAGAGCCAACAGCCAGGGGCAGTAGATAAGTGGCAGCCATTTAGGGGTTAAATAGTGACCTCTAGGGTTTGCTTTAGACTTGGTAAGCTAGTTTGGGAAGACTTAATTCTAAGTGAATGTATTAATAAATACTCCATTTATagcataacatttttctttgcagctgaATTCTTTatacacttcaaaaaaaaaaaaactgattgCTTTAAGAAGTAATCATGCTTGTGTAGCTTGATATCTCATGAGACTTGATCTGAGGGAAGTAAGATAAATGGCTGAGTGGAAAACATCTGTTCaattaatattttgtcttttttggcAATATAGCCCTAGAAGTAGCGTTACGGTGTACCGTGGAAAATGTAGATTACTGATCTAACAAGTAATAACTTCATACTTCTTCATGTTTACTTGGTTTCCTCATTTATGTGTCTTATGCTTAAGAATGAATTGGCCTGGTAAAGTCAGTACAGCTTGAAATGCGAAACAACAGCTGGAGAAATGAACCATGTAGTAAAATGCAACAACATACAGATAGTTAACTTTCCACATATTTATATAATCTATATCTGTAAAAGGAAATGCAGGCTATGCAATAAATTAattgcaaaacaagaaaacattgcaACTAGGAAGAGTGTgacttatttttactttttttttttttttttggagttatTTTGAGACCTAGTTTAATTAGTTGAttttgtagcaaaaaaaaaaaaaaaagcaaaccaagcaATCACAAGATCTTCTGTTAATTGGATGCACTGACACCAATTTTCTATATCCAAACATGCTTTTTTGTGAGGTCAGTACTCCAAGGTTCTTCAGCCTTTCAGATGTATGTGATTTCCATGTAAGAGACTTGGCCTGGCAAGAACTCTGGGGTTTCAGGCCCTTTCCTTCAGCTGACTTTATGGGTTAAGTCCCATAATCTCCTGGGATGTAAAAACCCAGGTGCAACAGAGCAGTAATGTGCTCTTTAATTCTCCCTAGAGAtgtcacttaaaataaattacaagacATGTTAATCTTACAAAAATGAAACTTATTTCAAAACTGCatcattattactttttttataTCAAGTAACTGATCTGCTTActttcaaaacaattatttacatTCCAAGCCTTTCCATACAATAAACTTAATATGCAGGTACCTAGTGAAGCCAGGATCTATATACTCTTGTAGTCAAGGAAAAGCCAAAAGCTTTTATTATGCCTTTTTTAAGCAAACATACATATTGTGTGAAGTTACTGAGTTAACATGTGATGATGCATTTCCAGAAGGCATGAAATATTGACAGatctctaagaaaaaaatgtttcccagcAGGTGCTATGTTAACcactagggggaaaaaatgccaaaTGTTGGCATATTAGGTTAAAGAATctgttctgttcctttcttAGCTGGTGCATTTGTCAGCCATCCATGCTCTCCGAAGAGGTCCACCAGGAGTTTTATGTAATGCTTGCCTGTCACATCTGGTGGGGCAATCCCAGTATAACAATTTGTCTACCTGTGTAGTTATCCCCAAGTAGCTTTTCTTCATTAACGCCATGCAAGAACCCATATGCTCTGAAAGAACTAGTTCACACATGGTGTTAATCAAAAAGTAATGGGGGATAACTCCATGTGTAAACATGGCACTAGAAATGGGATTCAGATGTTGGATCTCCCCCATTTGTAATAGCTTGGTCACTTATTTCATCCTGTGGTGCTGGTAGCGTGGTCTTTGTGAGGGGGGTCTCAGTCTTGAAAAGAGAATCCATTTTTATCTGGGTCTTTATGTTGAAAGATTTCTGGAAAGATTCTGATGTGAAGTAATAGATGAACGGGTCAAAGCAGCAGTTCATTGTTGCAATGCACAACGTGATTGGGTACATTGTCCTCGCAAACCTCTCCAAGGAGCAATTTGCTATTGCTTGGGACCGCACGAGGGCATACAAGAAGAGTATGGAATTGTAAGGCACAAAGCACACGACAAAAATGGCCACGTGCACAATGATCATTTTCAATACTCTCTCTTTGTTCGTCCCGATCTGAGACAAGGTGGCAGGTTTCCGGAGAGTCCTGAGAACTAAAGAAGAGCACGTAAGGTTGAGTAGCAAAGGAATTATGAATCCTACCACTTCAATAAATATAGTGATCTTAGACAAATAGGTTTTCCAGATACGTTTGGAAAAACCTTCAAAACAAGTTGTGCTGGAGTTGGAGATGTTGGTTGTGGAAAACAACGAAGCTGAAATCCCACCACTGA belongs to Anas acuta chromosome 13, bAnaAcu1.1, whole genome shotgun sequence and includes:
- the LPAR4 gene encoding lysophosphatidic acid receptor 4, whose product is MGNHSNNHTCLTDDSFKYNLYGAVYSVVFILGLITNCASLFVFCCRMKMRSETAIFMTNLAVSDLLFVFTLPFKIFYNFNRHWPFGDSLCKISGTAFLTNIYGSMLFLTCISVDRFLAIVYPFRSRTIRTRRNSAIVCAGVWILVLSGGISASLFSTTNISNSSTTCFEGFSKRIWKTYLSKITIFIEVVGFIIPLLLNLTCSSLVLRTLRKPATLSQIGTNKERVLKMIIVHVAIFVVCFVPYNSILFLYALVRSQAIANCSLERFARTMYPITLCIATMNCCFDPFIYYFTSESFQKSFNIKTQIKMDSLFKTETPLTKTTLPAPQDEISDQAITNGGDPTSESHF